Within the Desulfobulbaceae bacterium genome, the region GAACCGTGCGATATGGAGGAGCTGAAACGTCTGATCAGCCTTATCGGCGTTAAGATGATCATGTTTCCAGATACCTCTGGTGTCTTGAACGGGCCATTGTCCGGTGAATACACCATGTTTCCCGAAGGTGGGACTACGGTGGCGGAGTTGAAATCCACTGGGGACTCCATCGGCACTTTGGCCTTGGGCGAGTGGTGCTCGGCCGATGCCGCCCGCTGGCTGGATTCCAAACGTAAAGTTCCGTGTAGTGTGCTTGATATGCCTTTTGGTTTGAAGGCCACAGATCGTTTTATCGATGCCCTGCGCATCATCGCCGGGGTTTCCATTCCCGATGAAGTGATGCTTGAGCGCGGACAGCTGGTGGATATGATCTCCGATATGCATCAGTATCTTTATCATAAGAAAGTAGCCCTGGTTGGCGACCCGGATCAGTTGATCAGCATGACCGAGTTCCTGGTTTCTCTGGATATGTGTCCTATTCATATTGTTACCGGGACTCCGGGTAAAAAATTCGAGACCCGTATCAAGGAGATCACTAAAGATGTTCCTTATTCGGTAAACGTCAAGGCGGGAGGTGATATGTTTTTGCTCCATCAGTGGATCAAGAGTGCTCCGGTTGACCTCATTATGGGCAATACTTACTGCAAGTATATCGCTCGGGATGAGGATCTACCGTATGTTCGCTGGGGCTTTCCTATTCTTGATCGGCAGGGACACCAATATTTTCCGACGGTTGCTTATAAGGGAGCACTTCGCCTTCTGGAGAAGATCCTGGGTGTACTCATGGACCGTCAGGACCGTGATGCCACGGAACAGCGGTTTGAACTTGTGATGTAATTGATCATGGCGGCGAGGTGAGGAGCGCTCCCTGTCACCTCCTCACCGTTTATTATCTACTGAAAAGAGGCTTTCGGTGAAAGTAAATTCATTGTCCATGAAGATGTCGGCTGCAGGCGAGGATTCAGGTTGGCCGAGGCGGCTGGTGTTGCCAATCGCACTAAAAAACAATACTAGGATCAGGTTTACCACCATCACCGGCCAAACCATGGGGGCAATGTCTCCCGGCGAGGCGGTCTCTTTGGTGGATCACGTCATCAGTGAAGGAGCAACAGTAGAGGTGGTGGATATTGCCGGACCCGGTGAGCCTCTGGCGACACCGAAATCCACTATCGAATGTCTGCAACGGTTGCATCAAAGGTATCCGGATCTCAATCTGGGGGTAGTCTCCAATGGCTTGGGGGCGGCCGAGATGGCGGAGGTCTTGGCTTCCTCGGGTATCAAACGGATCACTTTACTTATTGATGCCGTTACCTCTGCGACAGCAGAAAAACTTTACGCCTGGATCCGTCATGGGAACAGGACGGTGCTTTTGTCCCAGGCTGTTACTACGCTGCTGAACGAACAGGCCGCCGCAGTCGCAGCTTTATCTAAGGCCCATATTACGGTTGGTATCGCCACAACCGTATATCCTGGATTTAATGATGAAGAGGTTGAAAAGATTGCCTTGAAAATGGCGGCACTTGGTGCAGTTACAATCACGGTAATTCCCTATCGGCCAATGCTTGGAGACACTGATTGTCTTGAGGCTCCGACCGATAAAATGATGGCTCTGGCCGGTGTCAGGGCTTCAAAGCATCTTCCTGTGGTCAGTGAATATCAAGTGGGGTTGGGTATTCAAGAGGGA harbors:
- a CDS encoding radical SAM protein yields the protein MKVNSLSMKMSAAGEDSGWPRRLVLPIALKNNTRIRFTTITGQTMGAMSPGEAVSLVDHVISEGATVEVVDIAGPGEPLATPKSTIECLQRLHQRYPDLNLGVVSNGLGAAEMAEVLASSGIKRITLLIDAVTSATAEKLYAWIRHGNRTVLLSQAVTTLLNEQAAAVAALSKAHITVGIATTVYPGFNDEEVEKIALKMAALGAVTITVIPYRPMLGDTDCLEAPTDKMMALAGVRASKHLPVVSEYQVGLGIQEGEATVLTPIYSLPKPTKERPNVAVTSQTGMEIDQHLGQASRLLIYGPREDGLICLLGTRPTPATGQGSERWQALAAKVPDCFALLTASAGESPRESLNRLGLAVMITGGDIEGTVDAFYNGGKKSTKRCS